Proteins from one Stenotrophomonas aracearum genomic window:
- a CDS encoding TrbG/VirB9 family P-type conjugative transfer protein, with amino-acid sequence MSSRNMGWAALALVPIMAMASAPAQAQVVDQYEYEQDRIYPVRTGLGLTTQIELSPNEKILDYSTGFSSGWELTRRENVFYLKPKNVDVDTNMMVRTETHSYIFELKVVATDWRQLEQARRAGVQYKIAFRYPSDTEFGTAQQAVDEEVKPLLSSELAKDRQYNFDYSYSTRRAKKMGWLIPVNAYDDGRFTYLKLPASPEYKTGIFPAVFGRESEDGEDFVVNTTVEGNALIVHGTYPYLVIRHGDSVVGLRRNVKK; translated from the coding sequence ATGAGTAGTCGCAACATGGGATGGGCCGCATTGGCCCTGGTGCCGATCATGGCCATGGCCAGCGCCCCGGCGCAGGCCCAGGTGGTGGACCAGTACGAGTACGAGCAGGACCGCATCTACCCGGTGCGCACCGGCCTGGGCCTGACCACCCAGATCGAACTGAGCCCGAACGAAAAGATCCTGGACTACAGCACCGGCTTCAGCAGCGGCTGGGAGCTGACCCGTCGCGAGAACGTGTTCTATCTCAAGCCGAAAAACGTCGACGTCGACACCAACATGATGGTGCGCACCGAGACCCATTCGTACATCTTCGAACTGAAGGTGGTGGCCACCGACTGGCGCCAGCTGGAACAGGCGCGGCGTGCAGGCGTGCAGTACAAGATCGCCTTCCGTTACCCGAGCGATACCGAGTTCGGTACCGCACAGCAGGCGGTGGACGAAGAGGTCAAGCCGCTGCTCAGCTCGGAGCTGGCCAAGGACCGCCAGTACAACTTCGACTACTCGTACTCGACGCGCCGCGCGAAGAAGATGGGTTGGCTGATCCCGGTCAACGCCTATGACGATGGCCGCTTCACCTACCTCAAGCTGCCGGCGTCGCCGGAGTACAAGACCGGGATCTTCCCGGCGGTGTTCGGTCGCGAAAGCGAAGACGGTGAGGACTTCGTGGTCAACACCACGGTGGAAGGCAACGCGCTCATCGTGCATGGCACCTATCCCTACCTGGTGATCCGCCACGGTGACAGCGTCGTCGGCCTGCGAAGGAACGTAAAGAAATGA
- a CDS encoding virB8 family protein, with protein MFRKKDAGNTPKVDQAVAKAVSYELTVADMARRSERRAWWVATGSMVMSLALAGGYYYMLPLKEKVPFLVMADAYTGNATVARLSGTFGAGSITANEAINRSNVAQYVMARESFDSAVMGLRDWDLVFTMSSEPVAATQRQRYANNNPQNPVYVYGTNKAIRVKILSITPLAAEGNGSFRGASVRIQRSLLDKTTGVMQFLDNKLVTMRFEYRTDLALSEQDRVLNPLAFQVTEYRVDSDYARGVPVPDDASMTSQANQAAAAQAAAQAAAAAAVPVYDPNNPAAATMIDPNTGQTVAAPVPGQAMAPGQQIPAQPVPGQMTLPGQPMPAQPMPAQPMQQQNPGQVMPGQAIPGQVAPRQPATVPARNVSTGTAEGASNR; from the coding sequence ATGTTCCGAAAGAAGGACGCAGGCAACACTCCCAAGGTCGACCAGGCGGTCGCCAAGGCCGTGAGTTACGAGTTGACCGTCGCCGACATGGCGCGTCGCAGCGAGCGTCGTGCGTGGTGGGTGGCGACCGGCTCGATGGTGATGTCGCTGGCATTGGCCGGCGGCTACTACTACATGCTGCCGCTCAAGGAGAAGGTGCCGTTCCTGGTGATGGCCGATGCGTACACCGGCAACGCCACGGTCGCGCGCCTCAGCGGTACCTTCGGTGCCGGGTCGATCACCGCCAACGAGGCGATCAACCGCAGCAACGTCGCGCAATACGTGATGGCGCGCGAGTCGTTCGATTCGGCGGTGATGGGCCTGCGCGATTGGGACCTGGTGTTCACGATGTCGTCCGAGCCGGTGGCCGCGACCCAACGCCAGCGCTATGCGAACAACAACCCGCAGAACCCGGTGTACGTGTACGGCACCAACAAGGCGATCCGGGTCAAGATCCTGAGCATCACGCCGCTGGCTGCAGAGGGCAACGGCAGCTTCCGTGGTGCCTCGGTGCGCATCCAGCGCAGCCTGCTCGACAAGACCACCGGGGTCATGCAGTTCCTGGACAACAAGCTGGTGACGATGCGGTTCGAGTACCGCACCGACCTGGCCCTCTCCGAACAGGACCGCGTGCTCAACCCACTGGCGTTCCAGGTCACCGAGTACCGCGTCGACAGCGACTACGCGCGCGGCGTGCCGGTGCCGGACGATGCGTCGATGACCAGCCAGGCCAACCAGGCTGCGGCGGCGCAGGCGGCTGCACAGGCGGCAGCCGCGGCTGCGGTGCCGGTGTACGACCCGAACAATCCCGCTGCGGCGACCATGATCGATCCGAACACCGGACAGACGGTAGCCGCGCCGGTGCCGGGGCAGGCCATGGCGCCGGGCCAACAGATTCCAGCCCAGCCGGTACCGGGCCAGATGACCCTGCCGGGCCAGCCAATGCCCGCGCAGCCGATGCCAGCCCAACCGATGCAGCAACAGAACCCCGGGCAGGTGATGCCCGGCCAGGCAATACCAGGACAGGTCGCGCCGCGGCAACCGGCCACCGTGCCGGCACGAAACGTTTCCACCGGAACTGCTGAGGGAGCAAGCAACCGATGA
- a CDS encoding type IV secretory system conjugative DNA transfer family protein, whose amino-acid sequence MARHGGSRLSTQKPVVIAVAVLLTALVGYCLSGYLTLLLLGLDTGLFKWNTYLQYVQAMDQPAVAPYLTKIKAAGVIGFGLPVLALLGALFFLVKPKKKSLHGDARFAEAGDLAKHGLFKKTDNGIVVGSFGGKLVRLSGQQFVILAAPTRSGKGVGVVIPNLLEYGESVVVLDIKQENFDLTSGWRASQGHEVFLFNPFAEDRRTHRWNPLSYVSDDPAFRVSELMSIAAMLYPDGSDDQKFWISQARNAFMAFTLYLFENRDDERQQGFPGGQGAPTLGAVFRLATGDGSDLRKYLKALSEQKFLSGNARAAFANLLSQADETFASIMGTFKEPLNAWINPVLDKATSDNDFLLTDLRRKKMTIYIGIQPNKLAESRLIINLFFSQIINLNTKELPKSNPDLKYQVLLLMDEFTAIGRVDIIASAVSYMAGYNVRLLPIIQSMAQLDATYGRDVSRTIITNHALQILYAPREQQDANDYSEMLGYTTVRKKNVTHAREKTHNFTEERRALMLPQELKAMGNDHEVFLYEGIPHPVKCDKIKYYKDRYFTSRLLPKTDVPMLAL is encoded by the coding sequence ATGGCGCGTCATGGAGGATCACGTTTGTCCACGCAGAAACCTGTCGTCATCGCTGTTGCAGTCCTGTTGACCGCACTTGTTGGCTACTGTCTTTCCGGATACCTCACGCTGCTGCTGCTGGGTCTGGACACCGGGCTGTTCAAGTGGAACACCTACCTTCAGTACGTGCAGGCGATGGATCAGCCTGCCGTTGCGCCGTACCTGACGAAAATCAAAGCTGCCGGCGTGATCGGTTTCGGCCTGCCGGTGCTGGCGCTGCTGGGCGCGCTGTTCTTCCTGGTCAAGCCGAAGAAGAAGTCGCTGCATGGTGATGCGCGCTTCGCAGAGGCGGGCGACCTGGCAAAGCATGGCCTGTTCAAGAAGACCGACAACGGCATCGTGGTGGGCAGCTTTGGCGGCAAGCTGGTGCGCCTCAGTGGCCAGCAGTTCGTGATCCTGGCCGCACCCACCCGTTCGGGCAAAGGCGTGGGCGTGGTGATTCCGAACCTGCTGGAGTACGGCGAGTCAGTGGTAGTGCTGGACATCAAGCAGGAGAACTTCGACCTCACCAGTGGCTGGCGCGCCAGCCAGGGCCACGAGGTGTTCCTGTTCAATCCGTTCGCCGAAGACCGCCGCACCCATCGCTGGAATCCGCTCAGCTACGTCTCCGATGACCCCGCGTTCCGCGTCTCGGAGCTGATGAGCATTGCCGCGATGCTGTACCCGGACGGCTCGGACGACCAGAAATTCTGGATCAGCCAGGCACGCAACGCGTTCATGGCCTTCACGCTGTACCTGTTCGAGAACCGCGACGACGAACGCCAGCAGGGGTTCCCGGGCGGGCAGGGCGCGCCGACCTTGGGCGCGGTGTTCCGCCTCGCCACCGGCGATGGCAGCGACCTGCGCAAGTACCTCAAGGCGTTGTCCGAGCAGAAGTTCCTCAGCGGCAATGCCCGTGCGGCCTTCGCCAACCTGCTCTCGCAGGCCGATGAAACCTTCGCGTCGATCATGGGCACCTTCAAGGAACCCTTGAACGCCTGGATCAACCCGGTGCTGGACAAGGCCACCAGCGACAACGACTTCCTGCTTACCGACCTGCGCCGGAAGAAGATGACCATCTACATCGGCATCCAGCCCAACAAGCTGGCCGAGAGCCGCCTGATCATCAACCTGTTCTTCAGCCAGATCATCAACCTCAACACCAAGGAACTGCCCAAGTCCAATCCGGACCTGAAGTACCAGGTGCTGCTGTTGATGGACGAGTTCACCGCGATCGGCAGGGTCGACATCATTGCCTCGGCGGTGTCCTACATGGCCGGTTACAACGTGCGCCTGCTGCCGATCATCCAGAGCATGGCGCAGCTGGATGCCACCTATGGCCGGGACGTCTCGCGGACCATCATCACCAACCACGCGCTGCAGATCCTGTACGCGCCGCGCGAGCAGCAGGACGCCAACGACTATTCGGAGATGCTCGGCTACACCACCGTGCGGAAGAAGAACGTCACCCACGCCCGTGAAAAGACCCACAACTTCACCGAGGAGCGCCGCGCACTGATGTTGCCGCAGGAGCTCAAGGCCATGGGCAACGACCACGAGGTGTTCCTGTACGAGGGCATTCCGCATCCCGTTAAGTGCGACAAGATCAAGTATTACAAGGACCGCTATTTCACTTCGCGTCTGCTGCCGAAGACCGATGTGCCGATGCTGGCGCTGTGA
- a CDS encoding MFS transporter, translating to MSPTTLPLAARLSARERTLIILALSLGGFAIGTSEFASMGLMLEISRGLSISETQVGHLISAYAIGVVVGAPVLAFAGAGYARRTLLLGLMGFYAVGNLASALAPDYTTMLIARFVAGLPHGAYFGVAMLVAAAISPPAQRGAAVSKVLLGLSVAILVGNPLTTWLGQQLSWRTAFALVSVLAIATVVMIARFLLPDPDEVRTSPMRELRAFNKPQVWLALAIGSVGFAGMFCVFTYLAPTLVQVTGLAESWMPVAVGIFGIGAIIGNVAGGWLVDRFQFRAAAIVLVWSIVVLLAYPLAANSVWTIFPMIIAVGTMGALAAVLQTRLMDVAGEAQTLAAASNHAAFNTANALGPWFGGMAIGAGFSPAVTGYVGAATAVGGLLLWGVAVLVQRQSRGSEAVACER from the coding sequence ATGAGCCCCACCACCCTCCCCCTGGCCGCGCGGCTGTCTGCCCGTGAGCGCACGCTGATCATCCTGGCCCTGTCGCTCGGCGGCTTCGCCATCGGCACCAGCGAATTCGCCAGCATGGGCCTGATGCTGGAAATCAGCCGCGGGCTCTCCATCAGCGAGACCCAGGTGGGCCACCTGATCAGTGCCTACGCCATCGGCGTGGTCGTGGGCGCCCCGGTGCTGGCCTTCGCCGGCGCCGGGTACGCGCGGCGGACCCTGCTGCTGGGCCTGATGGGCTTCTATGCGGTGGGCAACCTGGCCAGCGCGCTGGCACCGGACTACACCACCATGCTGATCGCTCGCTTCGTGGCCGGCCTGCCGCACGGCGCCTACTTCGGCGTGGCGATGCTGGTGGCTGCAGCGATCAGCCCGCCCGCACAACGTGGTGCGGCGGTGTCCAAGGTGCTGCTGGGTCTTTCAGTGGCAATCCTGGTCGGCAACCCGCTCACCACCTGGCTCGGCCAGCAGCTCAGCTGGCGCACCGCGTTTGCACTGGTCAGCGTGCTCGCCATCGCCACGGTGGTGATGATTGCGCGCTTCCTGCTGCCGGACCCGGACGAAGTGCGCACCTCGCCGATGCGTGAACTGCGCGCCTTCAACAAGCCGCAGGTGTGGCTCGCCTTGGCGATCGGCTCGGTCGGTTTCGCCGGCATGTTCTGTGTGTTCACCTATCTTGCCCCGACCCTGGTGCAGGTGACCGGCCTGGCCGAGTCGTGGATGCCGGTGGCCGTGGGCATCTTCGGCATCGGCGCGATCATCGGCAACGTCGCCGGTGGCTGGCTGGTGGACCGCTTCCAGTTCCGCGCCGCCGCCATCGTGCTGGTGTGGTCGATCGTGGTCCTGCTGGCCTACCCGCTGGCCGCCAACTCGGTATGGACCATCTTCCCGATGATCATCGCCGTCGGCACCATGGGCGCCTTGGCGGCTGTGCTGCAGACCCGCTTGATGGACGTCGCCGGCGAAGCGCAGACCCTGGCCGCCGCCTCCAACCACGCGGCCTTCAACACCGCCAACGCACTGGGCCCGTGGTTCGGTGGCATGGCCATCGGCGCCGGCTTCAGCCCGGCGGTGACTGGGTACGTTGGCGCAGCCACTGCGGTGGGCGGCCTGCTGCTGTGGGGCGTTGCGGTGCTGGTGCAGCGCCAGTCGCGCGGCAGCGAAGCGGTTGCCTGCGAGCGCTGA